A region of Planktomarina temperata RCA23 DNA encodes the following proteins:
- a CDS encoding twin-arginine translocation pathway signal protein, translating into MSKTSEDGATRRDFLKIVGTAAPAAFVAVASGTSAVAASPADLSSNEMQDTAHTRAYLDSARF; encoded by the coding sequence ATGAGCAAAACCTCTGAAGATGGCGCAACGCGCCGAGACTTTCTGAAGATTGTGGGCACAGCGGCTCCGGCAGCTTTTGTCGCGGTTGCTTCTGGCACATCTGCCGTGGCTGCCAGCCCTGCAGACCTTTCATCCAATGAGATGCAAGATACGGCGCACACCCGCGCTTACCTGGACAGCGCCCGCTTCTAA
- a CDS encoding TorD/DmsD family molecular chaperone — translation MNPAQDITIGSEDRLRADLYNFIGLILSAPPDQLLLDQCIGLSGDDSDLGKAISSLSRVARVTNPKKVESEFNALFIGLGRGELLPYASYYLTGFLHEKPLATLRSDMALRGMVRAPSVYEPEDNIASLMEMMGGMIVGRFGIPAELADQRQFFNKHIAPWAGHFFTDLEAAKNSILYASVGSVGRAFIDIEREAFRMTAA, via the coding sequence GTGAATCCTGCTCAAGACATAACGATTGGGTCCGAAGATCGCTTGCGCGCGGATCTCTACAATTTCATTGGTTTGATCTTATCTGCGCCGCCGGATCAGCTTTTGCTCGATCAATGTATAGGTCTATCGGGCGATGACAGTGATTTGGGCAAAGCAATCAGCAGCCTGTCGCGTGTGGCGCGGGTGACCAATCCTAAGAAAGTTGAGAGTGAGTTCAATGCGTTGTTCATCGGTTTGGGGCGTGGAGAGTTGCTGCCCTATGCCAGTTATTATTTGACAGGTTTTCTACATGAAAAACCACTGGCCACACTGCGTTCTGACATGGCGTTGCGCGGCATGGTTAGGGCACCCAGTGTTTATGAACCTGAGGACAATATCGCCTCTTTGATGGAGATGATGGGGGGGATGATCGTTGGTCGGTTTGGAATACCGGCTGAGCTCGCTGACCAAAGGCAGTTTTTCAACAAGCATATTGCGCCCTGGGCCGGGCATTTCTTTACTGATTTGGAAGCGGCAAAAAATTCGATCCTTTATGCCTCTGTCGGTAGTGTGGGTCGAGCCTTTATCGACATTGAGCGCGAAGCGTTCAGAATGACTGCGGCATAG
- a CDS encoding DUF3306 domain-containing protein: MSGQQDFWARRKAKVELEAQADLAAVEARKLSEEHAELDELSDEALLEKLELPNPDEMAMGDDFSGFMSKSVPDRLRRRALRTLWRSNPVLANVDNLVDYGEDFTDAALAVENIQTAYQVGKGMLKHVQEMVRQEEERLNPTIVEAELGEDKLESEAEAETPINLERQAEEDALAFQTSQTGDEPDELQVECASPMPRRMKFIAKESAA, encoded by the coding sequence TTGAGTGGTCAGCAAGACTTTTGGGCCCGTCGTAAGGCGAAGGTTGAATTAGAGGCTCAGGCCGATCTGGCGGCTGTCGAGGCTAGAAAATTGTCTGAGGAACACGCCGAGTTGGATGAACTTTCTGATGAGGCTTTACTGGAGAAACTAGAGCTGCCCAATCCTGATGAGATGGCAATGGGCGATGACTTTTCGGGCTTTATGTCTAAATCTGTGCCAGATCGTTTGCGCCGTAGGGCCTTGCGGACGCTTTGGCGCTCGAACCCGGTCTTGGCGAATGTGGATAATCTTGTCGATTATGGCGAGGACTTCACAGATGCTGCCCTGGCGGTAGAAAATATCCAAACGGCCTATCAAGTGGGCAAAGGCATGTTAAAGCATGTGCAAGAGATGGTTCGGCAGGAGGAAGAGCGCCTAAACCCAACCATCGTAGAAGCGGAGCTAGGTGAGGACAAACTTGAATCTGAGGCGGAGGCCGAAACGCCGATTAATCTTGAGCGGCAAGCTGAAGAAGACGCATTAGCCTTTCAAACTTCTCAAACAGGAGATGAGCCGGATGAGTTACAGGTTGAATGCGCCTCGCCGATGCCGCGCCGTATGAAATTTATAGCCAAGGAGAGTGCAGCGTGA
- a CDS encoding DUF3305 domain-containing protein: MALGIVVRRVPGVTRWVDYVWKAVAVLPGAGPAHWKELRRDGDAVEYHAATVSLELFRTDTEAYLQGLSTKNPAIYVVMRDSDDVDPLDVVMATASPFEAQDYADTGEELVEKVPMPEGLVAWVRDYVEAHHEDQVFVKRRRDKARVDLDQNGIGDSRIRQISDVYRAPTAKQTVH; the protein is encoded by the coding sequence ATGGCGTTGGGAATAGTGGTACGCAGGGTGCCCGGCGTAACGCGCTGGGTTGACTATGTTTGGAAGGCTGTTGCGGTTTTGCCAGGAGCGGGTCCCGCTCATTGGAAAGAATTGCGCCGCGATGGCGATGCAGTGGAATATCACGCGGCAACGGTCTCTTTGGAATTGTTCCGCACCGATACCGAGGCCTATTTGCAGGGTCTTTCAACCAAAAATCCGGCGATTTATGTTGTAATGCGTGACAGCGATGATGTGGATCCATTAGATGTGGTTATGGCTACGGCTTCGCCATTTGAAGCGCAAGATTATGCGGATACGGGCGAAGAGTTGGTCGAAAAAGTGCCCATGCCTGAAGGTTTGGTCGCCTGGGTTCGTGATTATGTCGAAGCGCATCACGAAGATCAGGTGTTTGTTAAGCGCCGGCGTGACAAGGCGCGGGTGGATTTGGATCAAAACGGCATTGGTGATTCTCGGATTCGGCAAATCTCGGATGTCTACCGTGCACCAACTGCAAAGCAGACAGTCCATTGA